In a genomic window of Candidatus Omnitrophota bacterium:
- the serA gene encoding phosphoglycerate dehydrogenase, with translation MPYKVLISDSLSKEAVEILEKEKDLKVDVNTKLTPEELKKVIKDYDALLVRSSTKVTKDVINAADKLKIIGRAGVGLDNVDVEAASKKGIIVINTPGGNTISTAEHTFSMMLSLSRRIPQADLSMKKGEWERKKFMGVELYGKVLGIVGLGRIGTEVAKRALSFNMKVVAYDPYLSFEKAKELGIESSDLDNLLKKSDYITVHTPLTDDTRHAISDKQFEMMKKGVRIINCARGGIIDEAALIKAIESGKVAGAAMDVYEEEPPAKDSKLLKLDKVVLTPHLGASTEEAQVNVAIDIANTARDILLGRCIRNAVNMPCVDPEVFKVIEPYLKLSEKIGLITAQIVEGHIKKVKVRYVGDILKYDLSPFTVSVMKGMLTPILQETVNFVNALVIAKERGISVVESKTTEIQDFASLIIVDVETDKAKSMVAGTLFTKTDLKIVKVNEFWVDCAPEGNMLFVFNKDVPGIIGEIGTIFGKNNINIASVSFGRDVKGGKAVSVWNVDSDVPKKVLDDIRNAKNIQEVKLAKL, from the coding sequence ATGCCATACAAGGTTCTTATAAGCGATTCGCTTTCCAAGGAGGCTGTAGAGATCCTCGAGAAAGAGAAAGATCTTAAAGTAGACGTTAATACAAAGCTTACGCCCGAGGAGCTCAAGAAAGTCATAAAAGATTATGACGCGCTGTTAGTCCGCTCCAGCACTAAAGTCACAAAAGACGTAATAAACGCTGCGGATAAGCTCAAAATAATCGGTCGCGCAGGGGTAGGATTGGATAATGTCGATGTTGAAGCTGCTTCCAAGAAGGGCATTATTGTAATAAATACTCCCGGCGGTAATACTATATCTACAGCCGAACATACATTCTCGATGATGTTATCGCTTTCCCGCCGCATACCGCAGGCTGACCTATCTATGAAAAAAGGCGAATGGGAAAGAAAGAAATTTATGGGCGTCGAACTCTATGGTAAGGTGCTTGGCATTGTAGGACTTGGAAGAATAGGAACAGAGGTGGCGAAGAGGGCGTTAAGTTTTAATATGAAGGTCGTGGCATATGATCCGTATCTTTCGTTCGAAAAAGCCAAAGAGCTTGGAATAGAATCTTCAGACCTGGATAATCTATTAAAAAAATCCGATTATATTACGGTCCATACACCTCTTACAGATGACACAAGGCATGCTATTTCCGATAAGCAGTTTGAGATGATGAAGAAGGGTGTGAGGATAATAAACTGTGCCAGGGGCGGTATTATAGATGAAGCCGCGCTTATCAAGGCCATAGAATCCGGTAAAGTAGCCGGAGCGGCGATGGATGTATACGAAGAAGAGCCGCCGGCGAAAGATTCGAAACTCTTAAAATTGGACAAAGTTGTTTTAACCCCTCATCTTGGCGCGTCGACCGAGGAGGCGCAGGTCAATGTAGCCATAGATATAGCGAATACGGCCCGCGATATACTTTTGGGCCGCTGCATAAGAAATGCAGTAAATATGCCCTGTGTGGACCCGGAGGTATTTAAGGTTATCGAGCCCTATTTAAAGCTTTCGGAAAAGATAGGTTTGATAACAGCGCAGATAGTTGAAGGCCATATTAAGAAGGTTAAGGTAAGATACGTAGGAGATATATTAAAGTATGATCTTTCGCCCTTTACGGTATCTGTTATGAAGGGTATGCTTACGCCGATATTGCAGGAGACAGTTAATTTTGTAAACGCCCTGGTGATAGCCAAAGAGCGCGGGATAAGCGTAGTTGAATCAAAGACCACGGAAATCCAGGACTTCGCGAGCCTTATAATAGTGGATGTCGAGACAGACAAAGCCAAGAGCATGGTGGCAGGAACTTTGTTTACAAAGACGGACCTGAAGATAGTGAAGGTAAATGAGTTTTGGGTCGACTGCGCACCTGAAGGGAATATGCTATTCGTATTTAACAAGGACGTTCCCGGCATCATAGGAGAGATAGGAACGATATTCGGCAAGAATAATATAAATATAGCCAGTGTCTCGTTTGGAAGAGATGTCAAAGGCGGTAAGGCTGTGAGCGTATGGAATGTCGATAGCGATGTGCCCAAAAAAGTGCTGGACGATATTAGAAATGCTAAGAATATACAGGAAGTGAAGTTAGCAAAATTATAA